A portion of the Blautia hansenii DSM 20583 genome contains these proteins:
- the ispE gene encoding 4-(cytidine 5'-diphospho)-2-C-methyl-D-erythritol kinase, with translation MRLRALAKINLGLDVLRKREDGYHELRMIMQTINMYDQLDIEISKTPGIKITTNLPFIPVNESNLVYKAAKLLMDEFQVEQGITVDLQKFIPVAAGMAGGSSDAAATMIGVNRLFGLGLSVKELMERGVKIGADVPYCLLRGTALAEGIGDKLRALPACPDCYVLIGKPAISVSTKFVYENLHANELEYHPEIDKMLDAIQWHNLNKIADCMGNVLETVTIPHYPVIQKIKDHMKEHGALNAMMSGSGPTVFGLFDDKATAENACEALRESRLARTVFLTTVFNNGGRRK, from the coding sequence ATGAGATTAAGAGCGTTGGCAAAAATCAATCTTGGTTTAGATGTTCTGCGTAAAAGAGAAGACGGATATCATGAATTGCGCATGATTATGCAGACAATTAATATGTACGACCAATTAGATATAGAAATCAGTAAAACACCGGGAATTAAAATTACTACCAATCTGCCTTTCATACCGGTAAATGAAAGCAATCTGGTATATAAAGCGGCGAAACTTTTGATGGATGAATTTCAAGTAGAGCAGGGAATTACCGTAGATTTGCAGAAATTTATTCCTGTGGCGGCAGGCATGGCAGGCGGAAGCTCTGATGCGGCAGCAACCATGATTGGAGTAAATCGTTTGTTTGGATTGGGACTTTCTGTAAAAGAGCTGATGGAAAGAGGCGTGAAAATCGGTGCAGACGTGCCATATTGTCTTTTAAGAGGAACTGCGTTGGCAGAGGGAATTGGAGACAAGCTCCGTGCCCTTCCTGCGTGTCCGGATTGTTATGTGCTTATCGGAAAGCCGGCAATCAGCGTGTCTACAAAGTTTGTCTATGAAAATCTTCATGCCAATGAATTAGAGTATCATCCTGAAATTGATAAAATGCTGGATGCAATTCAGTGGCATAATTTGAATAAGATTGCAGACTGCATGGGAAATGTATTAGAAACGGTTACAATTCCTCATTATCCGGTTATTCAGAAAATTAAAGATCACATGAAAGAACATGGGGCATTAAATGCTATGATGAGCGGCAGCGGCCCTACGGTATTCGGATTATTTGATGATAAAGCAACGGCGGAAAACGCCTGTGAAGCGCTGCGGGAAAGCCGTCTGGCAAGAACCGTTTTTTTGACAACAGTATTTAACAATGGCGGAAGGAGAAAATAG
- a CDS encoding GntR family transcriptional regulator, whose amino-acid sequence MDLEMNMDDYLPLRDVVFNTLRRAILKGELKPGERLMEIALADKLGVSRTPIREAIRKLELEGLVVMAPRKGAKVASITERDLNDVLEVRKGMEVLAISLACERITKEEMEHLEKIEAHFQTLIESDNLTELAEVDVEFHDTIYQATNNKRLVQLLNNLREQMYRYRMEYLKDIAVRRTLAEEHKSICEALRVRDEKKALSYVQLHIDNQQKAIIRSLNQE is encoded by the coding sequence ATGGATTTGGAAATGAATATGGACGACTACCTTCCTTTAAGGGATGTGGTTTTTAATACATTGAGAAGGGCGATTTTGAAGGGAGAACTAAAACCGGGAGAACGTCTGATGGAAATTGCTCTGGCAGACAAGCTGGGAGTCAGCCGTACTCCTATCAGAGAAGCAATCCGTAAGCTGGAGCTGGAAGGACTTGTTGTGATGGCTCCCAGAAAGGGTGCAAAAGTTGCTTCCATTACAGAGAGAGACTTAAATGATGTGCTGGAGGTCAGAAAAGGAATGGAGGTTTTAGCCATTTCCCTTGCCTGTGAGAGAATTACAAAGGAAGAAATGGAACATCTGGAAAAAATTGAAGCACATTTTCAAACGCTTATTGAGTCTGATAATTTAACAGAACTGGCAGAAGTAGATGTGGAATTTCATGACACTATTTATCAGGCAACCAATAATAAACGTCTGGTACAGCTTTTAAATAATTTAAGAGAGCAGATGTATCGTTATCGTATGGAATATTTAAAAGATATTGCTGTGCGCCGTACATTGGCAGAAGAACATAAATCTATTTGTGAGGCTCTGAGAGTAAGAGATGAAAAAAAGGCTTTAAGCTATGTACAACTTCATATTGATAATCAGCAAAAAGCAATTATTCGTAGTTTAAATCAAGAATAA
- a CDS encoding spore germination protein, which produces MNNTISTHIDENEEYVRKRLQNCDDCIIRPMLLGEGKKIRCLVVYIEVAVSNMVLEDSVIGKLVNHIWEMPGDELIEFVKDNGMGISDVQPLENMDKAFASMLAGNAIFFIDGYNKAIKIGSKGYPNLSVSESSREKVLRGSKEGFTDAVKTNAALVRKRIRDTRLKVKQKTLGERSQTLVQLLYMEDLVRPELLSDIEERLASFVIDGILDTGAIEQLTEKHWLSPFPQFQTTERPDKCAAEILNGRILLLCDHSPTGILLPAVLNDFLQVSEDNYNHFEIVSFQRLIRYFALFLTLLFSGTYLAVTNFHTQVLPTNLILSFSEARQGVPFPALLEVLFMEIAFETIREAGVRMPGPLGGTIGIVGGLIVGQAAVEANLVSPIVVVVVAVTALCSLAIPNQEFSAPFRMLKFGFIFLGGTLGVFGILLGLYLVISHLAGLKSFGIPYLTPFAAQNQTGYRGEQDGTVRAPFRFLTKRPLYARREEQVKLRTKKKGGV; this is translated from the coding sequence ATGAACAACACAATCTCAACACATATTGATGAAAACGAAGAATACGTAAGAAAACGCTTGCAAAACTGTGATGACTGTATTATTCGTCCCATGCTTTTAGGGGAAGGTAAGAAGATACGCTGTCTGGTCGTCTACATCGAAGTTGCCGTAAGCAATATGGTGCTGGAGGATTCTGTAATTGGTAAGCTGGTAAATCATATATGGGAGATGCCGGGGGATGAGCTGATTGAATTTGTCAAAGATAATGGAATGGGAATTTCTGATGTACAGCCGTTAGAAAATATGGATAAAGCATTTGCTTCTATGTTGGCAGGGAATGCTATATTTTTTATAGATGGTTATAATAAGGCAATTAAAATTGGAAGTAAGGGGTATCCCAATCTTAGTGTTTCAGAATCCAGCAGAGAAAAAGTGCTTCGTGGTTCAAAAGAGGGATTTACTGATGCGGTAAAAACAAATGCCGCATTAGTGCGAAAGAGAATTCGAGATACAAGATTGAAAGTAAAGCAGAAAACACTGGGAGAGAGAAGTCAGACTTTGGTGCAGCTTCTATATATGGAGGATTTAGTTCGGCCGGAGCTTTTGTCAGACATTGAAGAACGTTTGGCATCTTTTGTGATTGACGGGATTTTAGATACCGGAGCTATTGAACAGCTTACAGAGAAGCATTGGCTTTCGCCTTTTCCTCAGTTTCAGACTACAGAGAGACCGGATAAGTGTGCGGCAGAAATCCTAAATGGCAGAATTTTACTGCTGTGTGATCATTCTCCTACAGGGATTTTGCTTCCGGCAGTTTTAAATGATTTTTTACAGGTGAGTGAGGATAATTACAATCATTTTGAAATCGTAAGTTTTCAGCGTCTTATTCGCTATTTTGCTTTGTTTTTAACGTTACTGTTTTCCGGAACATATCTTGCGGTTACCAATTTCCATACGCAGGTATTGCCTACCAATCTGATTTTATCTTTTTCCGAGGCGCGACAAGGTGTTCCCTTTCCGGCTCTTTTGGAAGTATTGTTTATGGAAATTGCCTTTGAAACCATTCGGGAGGCAGGCGTGCGTATGCCGGGACCGCTGGGAGGAACCATAGGTATTGTAGGAGGTTTGATTGTGGGGCAGGCAGCAGTAGAGGCGAATTTGGTAAGCCCTATTGTGGTGGTAGTAGTTGCTGTGACAGCTCTGTGTTCACTGGCAATTCCAAATCAGGAGTTTTCAGCGCCTTTTCGGATGTTGAAATTCGGTTTTATTTTTCTGGGAGGAACTTTGGGGGTGTTTGGAATTTTGCTAGGACTTTATCTGGTTATCAGTCATCTGGCAGGATTAAAGAGTTTCGGAATTCCTTATCTCACTCCTTTTGCAGCTCAAAATCAGACAGGGTACAGAGGAGAGCAGGACGGAACGGTTCGTGCTCCTTTTCGCTTTCTTACTAAAAGACCTCTGTATGCAAGGCGCGAGGAACAGGTAAAACTCCGAACAAAGAAGAAAGGAGGGGTATGA
- a CDS encoding GerAB/ArcD/ProY family transporter, giving the protein MFADNARISHRQLFRQIVLGLIGIYTLAIPVFPEVSGRQGILCLLTAMAVYLLFCIYFIRIKTVMQNPRRYMGKILGSVFVFLYMSWLWLMGVYLLLMTARITDRFLIEGSVYWIVIVLAGIVTYLGSHQGLERRGRMAEVCFPVFLFILAGMLCLGILRMKSYYLGELGDLTLQGWLKGSYQVFCAFLPFTFLPVALGNVKKPGETGKVMRGALFLVTGILMLCLLLLQGSFGIGGYEHSRYPMVEFMAGIRIPGDFLERVDIFWVAAVMFSMLFALGGVFFYNHELLVRTDMEKGAPFLAAGVVAAALICEKAQVSPELFWEITGWFYGPLFLLLLIYAGFAGKKKSVFVKGAAILLCMLPLSGCGVSLENRAFPLSMSADYKDGSFELIYGIPGLGEITGQGKNQEEQPQAIFYQGATPKEAEEAFNRNQKNYLDMGHMKIILLGKDLLENEDALFEFLNYLEEKPSVAGNIYVFSCEDVKALMSFDTQGGESVGDYLTGILENNLEGKPKNAVTLQDLYNRWHRKEQLPQLLEAELVNKRPQIRQYS; this is encoded by the coding sequence ATGTTTGCAGACAATGCCAGAATTTCTCACAGACAGCTGTTTCGGCAAATTGTTCTGGGACTTATCGGGATTTACACATTGGCAATTCCTGTGTTTCCGGAGGTTTCAGGAAGGCAGGGAATATTGTGTTTACTTACTGCAATGGCAGTTTATCTCCTTTTCTGTATTTATTTTATCCGAATAAAAACAGTTATGCAAAATCCCAGAAGATATATGGGGAAAATATTAGGCAGCGTTTTTGTTTTTTTGTATATGTCATGGCTGTGGCTGATGGGAGTGTATCTTCTTTTGATGACAGCCAGAATTACAGACCGCTTTCTGATAGAGGGCAGTGTGTACTGGATTGTAATTGTTCTGGCAGGCATAGTTACGTATCTGGGCAGCCATCAGGGACTGGAAAGGCGGGGAAGAATGGCAGAGGTATGTTTTCCTGTTTTTCTCTTTATTCTGGCAGGAATGTTGTGCCTTGGAATTTTACGGATGAAAAGCTATTATTTGGGTGAGCTGGGGGATTTAACCTTGCAGGGGTGGTTAAAAGGCAGCTATCAGGTTTTTTGTGCGTTCTTGCCGTTTACATTTTTGCCTGTGGCGCTGGGAAATGTGAAAAAACCGGGAGAAACGGGAAAGGTCATGAGGGGGGCATTATTTCTTGTGACAGGAATTTTGATGTTGTGTCTTTTATTGCTTCAGGGAAGCTTTGGAATTGGAGGATATGAGCACAGTCGGTATCCCATGGTTGAATTTATGGCAGGCATCCGAATTCCGGGAGATTTTCTGGAGCGTGTGGATATTTTCTGGGTGGCTGCGGTAATGTTCAGCATGTTGTTTGCGCTGGGAGGTGTGTTTTTCTATAATCATGAGCTTTTGGTGCGGACAGATATGGAAAAAGGAGCGCCTTTTCTGGCAGCGGGAGTGGTGGCAGCAGCCTTAATATGTGAGAAAGCACAGGTATCACCGGAGCTTTTTTGGGAAATTACAGGGTGGTTTTACGGACCATTGTTCCTGCTCCTTCTTATCTATGCAGGCTTTGCAGGGAAAAAGAAATCTGTTTTTGTAAAAGGAGCGGCAATTTTACTGTGTATGCTTCCCCTGTCAGGCTGTGGGGTGTCTCTGGAAAACAGAGCCTTTCCGTTGTCCATGAGCGCAGATTATAAAGATGGAAGCTTTGAACTGATTTATGGTATTCCGGGCTTGGGAGAAATTACAGGACAAGGGAAAAATCAGGAGGAGCAGCCTCAGGCAATTTTTTATCAGGGAGCTACTCCCAAGGAAGCGGAAGAGGCGTTTAACAGAAATCAAAAAAATTATCTGGATATGGGACACATGAAAATCATTCTTTTAGGCAAGGATTTGCTGGAAAACGAGGATGCTTTGTTTGAATTTTTAAATTATTTAGAGGAAAAGCCTTCCGTGGCGGGAAATATTTATGTGTTTTCCTGTGAAGATGTGAAGGCTCTTATGAGCTTTGACACACAGGGAGGGGAGTCTGTGGGAGATTATCTTACAGGAATTTTAGAAAATAATCTGGAAGGCAAGCCCAAAAACGCAGTAACCCTTCAGGATTTATACAATAGGTGGCACAGAAAGGAACAGCTGCCACAGCTTTTAGAGGCAGAATTGGTGAATAAAAGACCGCAAATCCGTCAATACTCCTGA
- the spoIIR gene encoding stage II sporulation protein R, which produces MSEKQKDRKIWLAAAVLGLALTLFLTGINTVRLKRENREIQARLDREIQQGIASEVFRLHVIANSDKEADQKLKLQVKNKIVEYLQQKLNPDAGLEETKEMVLIHLQEIEEEAEKTVKESGFDYEVHAAVENTYFPDKTYGDCTFPAGEYEALNVRIGKAQGHNWWCVLYPSLCFVDDTYGIVTEEKKEDLKAVLTDEEFDEILKNPQEKLKVRIGFRWF; this is translated from the coding sequence TTGAGTGAAAAACAGAAAGACAGAAAAATCTGGTTGGCAGCAGCAGTTCTGGGGCTGGCATTGACCTTATTTTTAACAGGAATAAATACGGTTCGTTTAAAGCGGGAAAACAGAGAAATACAGGCACGCCTTGACAGGGAAATCCAACAGGGGATTGCAAGTGAGGTGTTCCGCCTCCACGTTATCGCAAATAGTGATAAAGAGGCAGACCAGAAGCTGAAATTACAGGTGAAAAATAAAATTGTGGAGTACTTACAGCAAAAATTAAATCCTGATGCCGGTTTAGAAGAAACAAAAGAGATGGTACTCATTCATTTACAGGAAATAGAGGAAGAAGCAGAAAAGACAGTAAAGGAGTCAGGATTTGACTATGAAGTTCATGCAGCAGTAGAGAATACGTATTTTCCTGACAAAACTTATGGAGATTGTACTTTTCCGGCAGGTGAGTACGAAGCTCTGAATGTGCGTATTGGAAAGGCACAGGGGCATAACTGGTGGTGTGTGCTTTATCCCAGTTTATGTTTTGTTGATGATACTTACGGTATAGTGACAGAAGAAAAGAAAGAGGATTTAAAGGCAGTACTTACGGATGAGGAATTTGATGAGATTTTAAAAAATCCACAGGAAAAGCTCAAGGTGAGGATAGGATTTCGTTGGTTTTAA
- the murI gene encoding glutamate racemase, with product MKYKKTAPIGVFDSGVGGLTVAREIMRNLPHEKIVYFGDTARVPYGSKSKETILRYSRQIVRFLQTQEVKAIVVACNTASALALETISEEIDIPIIGVVKPGAKVAAQTTRNKKIGLIGTRATVKSDLYRKTIQAENPEIEVIGQPCPLFVPLVEEGWLKDSVTIEVAKRYLAPLLEKDIDTLILGCTHYPLLRSTLKTLVGDGVTLVNPAYETAKELQRLLKEQGMENEIHTDEEFPYRFFVSDEEECFQEFANSILPYNVKRTEQINIEEF from the coding sequence ATGAAATATAAAAAAACAGCGCCCATTGGCGTTTTTGATTCCGGAGTAGGCGGTCTGACGGTTGCAAGAGAGATTATGCGAAATCTGCCTCATGAGAAAATCGTGTATTTTGGTGATACTGCCAGAGTTCCTTATGGAAGTAAGTCAAAAGAAACAATTTTACGTTATTCCAGACAGATTGTCCGTTTTTTACAGACACAGGAAGTAAAAGCCATTGTAGTAGCCTGTAATACGGCAAGTGCTTTGGCTCTTGAAACAATCAGCGAAGAAATTGATATTCCTATTATCGGTGTAGTAAAGCCCGGAGCAAAGGTGGCAGCGCAGACGACCAGAAATAAAAAGATTGGACTTATCGGTACAAGAGCAACAGTAAAGTCGGATTTATACCGTAAGACGATTCAGGCAGAAAATCCAGAGATTGAGGTAATCGGACAGCCGTGTCCTCTGTTTGTGCCCTTGGTAGAAGAAGGATGGCTGAAAGATTCCGTTACTATAGAGGTTGCCAAGCGATATTTGGCACCATTATTAGAGAAGGATATAGATACTCTTATTTTAGGCTGTACCCATTATCCGCTTCTTCGCTCTACTTTAAAAACACTGGTAGGAGATGGAGTAACTTTAGTAAATCCTGCTTATGAGACGGCAAAGGAATTACAACGGCTTTTAAAAGAACAGGGTATGGAGAATGAGATACATACAGATGAGGAATTTCCTTACCGCTTTTTCGTCAGTGATGAGGAGGAATGTTTTCAGGAATTTGCAAATTCCATTCTTCCCTATAACGTAAAACGAACAGAGCAGATTAATATTGAGGAGTTTTAG
- a CDS encoding DUF1934 domain-containing protein, whose protein sequence is MTKDVLVTVKGLQSMEDGSPPEEVEMVAKGEYYYKNGHHYIFYNETIEGFTEQNRNSIKISENSVEVKKKGLTNMQMIFEEQKKNISYYATPFGNLQMGIAATNIDIKEQEKSLELCIDYALEINGEHAADCQIAVSVKEKNSGEFSLNI, encoded by the coding sequence ATGACAAAGGATGTTTTAGTTACAGTAAAAGGACTTCAGAGCATGGAAGACGGCAGTCCTCCTGAAGAAGTAGAAATGGTGGCAAAAGGCGAATACTATTATAAAAACGGTCACCATTATATTTTTTATAATGAAACCATTGAAGGATTTACAGAGCAGAACAGAAACAGCATTAAAATCTCAGAAAACAGCGTGGAAGTAAAGAAAAAAGGACTTACCAATATGCAGATGATTTTCGAGGAGCAAAAGAAAAATATCAGTTATTACGCCACTCCCTTCGGAAATCTTCAAATGGGAATTGCAGCGACTAATATTGATATAAAAGAACAGGAGAAAAGTCTGGAGCTTTGTATTGACTATGCGCTGGAAATTAACGGAGAGCATGCGGCAGACTGTCAGATTGCGGTGAGTGTCAAAGAAAAGAACAGCGGTGAATTTTCCTTAAACATATAA
- the tig gene encoding trigger factor, whose amino-acid sequence MKKKMIILLLTLGILGTAMGCGEKKDKTEDKEGTKTEQSAQEDFKLTNKDGKVVAADINKIEDYITLGEYKNLQVTEAPKASVTDEEVENSISYKLMSQYKVEVTEDRAVQQDDIVNIDFTGYMDGEEFEGGSAQGEDLLIGSGSMIEGFEDGLVGHKKGEEVTLDLTFPVDYRATELQGKAVQFKVKINSISVKPELTDEWAAANTDYKTVEEFRAAEKEAMQKSIDLEYEGQVKSDLFSMVVEATEFKEYPEALLEQGKKDVRERLDQMYQAQFQMTLDDYVKQQGISEEEVEQVLTESTQTYLQQNLIVQAIFNAEGIEMSEEDYTAEEAKFAELNGFPDVETMKMYYGDLNVLKDSVLWNKACDVIVETATVTEQEPEADTQAAQE is encoded by the coding sequence ATGAAGAAAAAAATGATAATCCTTCTGCTGACATTGGGAATTCTGGGTACAGCAATGGGTTGTGGCGAAAAGAAGGACAAGACAGAGGATAAAGAAGGAACAAAAACAGAGCAGTCTGCGCAGGAGGACTTTAAGCTGACAAATAAAGACGGAAAAGTAGTTGCGGCGGACATTAACAAGATAGAAGATTATATTACTTTAGGAGAATATAAAAATCTTCAGGTAACAGAAGCGCCAAAGGCATCTGTGACAGACGAAGAAGTAGAGAACAGTATTTCCTATAAGCTTATGAGCCAGTATAAGGTGGAAGTGACAGAGGACAGAGCGGTTCAGCAGGATGATATCGTAAACATCGATTTCACAGGTTATATGGATGGCGAGGAATTTGAAGGCGGTTCTGCACAGGGTGAAGACCTGCTTATTGGCTCCGGTTCTATGATTGAAGGGTTCGAGGATGGATTAGTGGGACACAAAAAAGGAGAAGAAGTGACCTTAGACCTGACTTTTCCGGTAGATTATAGAGCAACAGAGCTGCAAGGAAAAGCAGTGCAGTTTAAGGTGAAAATTAACAGTATTTCTGTGAAGCCGGAGCTTACCGATGAATGGGCAGCGGCAAATACAGATTATAAAACTGTGGAAGAATTCAGAGCGGCAGAAAAAGAGGCAATGCAGAAAAGCATTGATTTAGAATATGAAGGTCAGGTGAAATCTGATTTGTTCTCTATGGTCGTAGAGGCAACAGAGTTTAAGGAATATCCGGAAGCTCTTTTAGAACAGGGCAAAAAGGACGTAAGGGAAAGACTTGACCAGATGTATCAGGCGCAGTTCCAGATGACTTTAGACGACTATGTAAAACAGCAGGGAATTTCTGAGGAAGAAGTAGAGCAGGTACTGACAGAGTCCACACAGACTTATTTACAGCAGAATTTAATCGTACAGGCTATTTTCAATGCAGAAGGAATTGAAATGAGCGAAGAAGACTATACAGCAGAAGAGGCAAAATTCGCAGAATTAAACGGATTTCCTGATGTAGAAACCATGAAAATGTATTATGGCGATTTAAATGTATTAAAAGACAGTGTACTTTGGAACAAGGCATGCGATGTGATTGTAGAAACTGCTACGGTAACAGAGCAGGAGCCGGAAGCTGATACACAGGCTGCACAGGAATAG
- a CDS encoding ComEC/Rec2 family competence protein, protein MKTKMRRLLGLILAMLLFVVPLWGCGKEKMQGSVNSDIAQKAQTAGGLTVHYLDVGQGNAILLQSEGQTMLIDGGARKSSSFVVSYLEKQKIEKLDYVLISHFDEDHLSGAVGALHKFPVGTLITPDYEADSNIFQSYKKIAEEKGYQAVHPKQGQEFSLGSAKFRIISPVSYGHEDENQDSVGIILENGEQKFFIGGDIGLESEKEILDSGVDIQADVMLMNHHGSHVSEEFFKKVSPSYSVISCGKDNKYGHPRADTMELLKKYDVPVFRTDLQGTILMYSDGQELTFEQEPCNDYTPGDRSGAEEDEDIQEFNNSNEQECDFVLNAHTKKIHKKDCSSVEQMSEENRSYYKGDINALLDAGYSACKSCNP, encoded by the coding sequence ATGAAGACAAAAATGAGACGACTATTAGGACTTATACTTGCAATGCTTCTTTTTGTTGTGCCTCTTTGGGGCTGCGGGAAAGAGAAGATGCAGGGCAGCGTAAATTCTGATATTGCACAAAAGGCACAGACAGCAGGCGGACTTACGGTTCATTATCTGGATGTGGGGCAGGGGAACGCCATATTGCTTCAATCAGAAGGACAAACCATGCTGATAGACGGAGGCGCAAGAAAGAGCTCTTCCTTTGTAGTAAGCTATCTGGAAAAGCAAAAGATTGAAAAGCTGGATTATGTGCTGATTTCCCACTTTGACGAGGACCATCTGTCAGGAGCTGTGGGTGCTTTACATAAATTCCCCGTAGGTACATTGATTACTCCTGATTATGAGGCTGACTCTAATATTTTTCAGTCTTATAAGAAAATCGCAGAGGAAAAAGGATATCAGGCAGTTCATCCCAAGCAAGGACAGGAGTTTTCCTTGGGAAGTGCGAAATTTCGAATTATTTCCCCGGTGTCTTATGGTCATGAGGATGAAAACCAAGACTCCGTAGGCATTATTTTAGAAAACGGAGAACAGAAATTTTTTATCGGCGGAGATATCGGGCTGGAAAGTGAAAAAGAAATTTTAGACTCCGGTGTGGATATTCAGGCAGATGTGATGCTGATGAACCATCATGGCTCACATGTAAGTGAAGAATTTTTTAAGAAAGTTTCTCCCTCTTACAGTGTAATCAGTTGTGGAAAAGACAATAAATACGGACATCCCAGAGCAGATACCATGGAGCTTTTAAAGAAGTACGATGTGCCTGTATTTCGTACAGATTTGCAGGGGACAATTCTCATGTACAGTGACGGACAGGAGCTGACCTTTGAGCAAGAGCCTTGTAATGATTATACTCCGGGAGACAGAAGCGGGGCAGAGGAAGATGAGGACATACAGGAGTTTAATAACAGCAATGAGCAGGAATGTGACTTTGTCTTAAATGCGCATACAAAGAAAATCCATAAAAAAGACTGCTCTTCCGTAGAACAGATGTCGGAGGAGAACAGAAGCTATTATAAAGGGGACATCAATGCTTTATTAGACGCAGGGTACAGCGCCTGCAAGAGCTGTAACCCGTAA
- a CDS encoding ABC transporter ATP-binding protein yields MKKTLKQLAGYYKPYKGLFFSDLFFAVLGAGITLVIPLLVRYITSNVVYYPVEKAVNVIIKLGIFMIALVLLEAFCNFYIAYYGHLMGARIERDMRNEIFSHYQKLSFAFFDNQKVGQLLSRVTSDLFEISELLHHGPEDLIISIIKFVGAFIILAFINIRLALAAFFFIPFLILYALYFNRKMETAFQRNRARIADINTQIEDSLSGIRVVKSFANEQEEMRKFKIGNQRFVESKKQSYQYMGTYYSGMGAFTTLITIVVLLVGAFSLTKGQMPVEDLVTVLLYINNFTEPVKKLINFTEQFQNGYSGYVRFREIMAVEPDITDDADACELTDVKGAIDFENVSFSYEGNKEQVLKNVNLKVNAGEYVALVGGSGAGKTTLCSLIPRFYDVTEGRVLLDGQDIRKLKLHSLRSKIGIVQQDVYLFAGTVMENIRYGKPDATDEEVIQAAKAANAHDFIMELDDGYNTDIGQRGVKLSGGQKQRLSIARVFLKNPPILIFDEATSALDNESEKIVQDSLEKLSADRTTFVIAHRLSTIRKAQRILVLTEDGIAEEGTHQELMEKEGIYSSLYKLSFS; encoded by the coding sequence ATGAAAAAGACATTAAAGCAGTTGGCAGGTTATTATAAGCCCTATAAAGGACTTTTCTTTTCAGACCTGTTTTTCGCAGTGCTAGGAGCAGGAATTACCTTGGTAATTCCCCTGCTGGTGCGTTATATTACAAGTAATGTAGTGTATTATCCGGTAGAAAAAGCAGTAAACGTAATTATAAAGCTGGGAATTTTTATGATTGCGCTGGTGCTTTTGGAAGCCTTCTGTAATTTCTATATTGCCTATTATGGGCATCTGATGGGCGCCCGCATTGAGCGGGATATGCGAAATGAAATTTTCAGTCATTATCAAAAGCTGTCCTTTGCATTTTTTGACAATCAGAAGGTGGGACAGCTCCTTTCCAGAGTGACCTCCGATTTGTTTGAAATCAGCGAGCTTTTGCATCACGGACCGGAGGATTTGATTATTTCTATTATTAAATTTGTGGGAGCATTTATTATTCTGGCATTTATCAATATCCGTCTGGCTTTGGCTGCATTTTTCTTTATTCCGTTTTTAATTTTATATGCGCTTTACTTTAACCGCAAAATGGAAACGGCGTTTCAGAGAAACAGGGCCCGCATTGCAGATATTAACACACAGATTGAAGACAGTCTTTCCGGCATTCGTGTGGTAAAATCCTTTGCCAACGAGCAGGAAGAAATGAGAAAATTTAAAATCGGAAACCAGCGTTTTGTAGAGTCTAAAAAGCAGAGCTATCAGTATATGGGAACTTACTATTCCGGAATGGGAGCGTTTACCACATTGATTACTATTGTGGTGCTTCTGGTAGGAGCATTTTCTCTTACAAAGGGACAGATGCCCGTGGAGGATTTGGTAACGGTGCTTTTATACATCAATAACTTTACGGAGCCTGTGAAAAAGCTGATTAACTTTACAGAGCAGTTCCAGAACGGATATAGCGGATATGTACGTTTCCGTGAAATCATGGCGGTAGAGCCGGACATTACTGATGATGCGGATGCCTGCGAGCTTACCGATGTAAAAGGGGCGATTGACTTTGAAAATGTTTCTTTTTCTTATGAGGGAAATAAAGAGCAGGTATTAAAAAACGTAAATCTCAAGGTAAATGCAGGAGAGTATGTGGCTTTGGTAGGCGGCTCAGGAGCAGGAAAGACAACTCTTTGCAGCTTAATTCCACGTTTCTATGATGTGACAGAGGGACGAGTGCTGCTGGACGGGCAGGATATTAGAAAGCTTAAACTGCACAGCTTGCGAAGTAAAATCGGTATTGTACAGCAGGACGTTTATCTGTTTGCAGGAACAGTTATGGAAAATATCCGATACGGAAAACCCGATGCCACAGACGAAGAGGTCATACAGGCAGCTAAGGCAGCCAATGCCCATGATTTTATTATGGAGCTTGATGACGGTTACAATACGGATATCGGACAAAGAGGGGTGAAGCTCTCCGGAGGACAGAAGCAGAGACTTTCTATTGCAAGAGTTTTTCTGAAAAATCCGCCGATTTTGATTTTTGATGAAGCGACCTCTGCCCTTGACAATGAGAGCGAAAAAATTGTGCAGGACTCTTTGGAAAAGCTATCCGCAGACAGAACCACCTTTGTAATCGCTCACAGACTTTCCACAATCAGAAAAGCTCAGAGAATTCTGGTGCTGACAGAGGATGGAATTGCAGAAGAAGGAACACATCAGGAGCTTATGGAAAAAGAAGGAATTTACAGCAGTCTTTATAAACTTTCATTTTCATGA